A single genomic interval of Bacteroidota bacterium harbors:
- a CDS encoding ATP-binding protein, producing MQIGEELIEKEILIESCSNGVLEVESFIDEFRQNNKIDDEIFGNILVAVTEAVNNAIIHGNKMDKSKSVRLVIRKRRNVVTCNIKDEGNGFDYNNLPDPTAPENIECLGGRGVFLMKHLADLVVFSSDGSNVEIQFRV from the coding sequence ATGCAAATTGGTGAAGAACTTATAGAAAAAGAAATACTCATAGAATCCTGTTCAAATGGTGTTTTAGAGGTAGAATCATTTATAGATGAATTTCGTCAAAACAATAAGATTGATGATGAAATATTTGGAAATATTTTAGTTGCTGTAACAGAAGCGGTTAATAATGCGATTATTCATGGTAATAAAATGGATAAGAGCAAATCAGTACGATTAGTAATCCGAAAAAGAAGAAACGTTGTTACTTGTAATATTAAAGATGAAGGAAATGGATTTGATTATAACAATTTGCCAGATCCAACCGCTCCCGAAAATATTGAATGCTTAGGAGGTAGAGGCGTTTTTCTCATGAAACATTTAGCTGACCTAGTAGTTTTTTCTAGTGACGGTAGTAATGTAGAAATTCAATTTAGAGTGTAA